From the genome of Acidimicrobiales bacterium:
CGAGTGGCAGGCGTTCCTGCGCTCGCCCGTCCGCCCGGCGATCCTCGCCACCGTCCGCAAGGACGGCCGGCCCCACGCCACGCCGGTCTGGTACGACGTCGACGACGACGGGACCATCGTGTTCACCACCCACGAGACGTCGGTGAAGGGCGCGGCGGTGCGCCGGGACGGCCGGGTGTCGCTCTGCGTGCAGGACGATCGGCCGCCGTTCTCGTTCGTGATGGTCGAGGGCCGGGCCGAGGCGTCGGCCGACCCCGAGGACCTGCGGCGGTGGGCGGCGCGGATCGGCGGGCGCTACATGGGCGCCGACCAGGCCGAGGCCTACGGCGCCCGCAACGGCGTGCCCGGCGAGCTGGTCGTGCGGGTGACGCCCGCCCACGTCGTGGCGCTGAAGGACGTGGCCCTGTAGCGGCGGAGAGGGTGGGATTTGAACCCACGGACGGCGGTGAAGCCGTCAACGCCTTAGCAGGGCGCCCCGTTCAACCTGGCTCCGGCACCTCTCCTCGTGTGGGGCGGATCGTACCCGTCCTACGCTGCGCCCGGAGCGGTGGCGGAGTGGACTAACGCACCGGCCTTGAAAGTCGGCGGCCCGCGAGGGCCCGAGGGTTCGAATCCCTCCCGCTCCGCCGCTTCGCGACGCTCGTTTTGCGTTTCCATGACGAACGTTGCGATCATGTCGCCACCCACCACGCCATAAGGACCCGCGGCGCTCCACGCGAGCCGTCGAGCCGCCGTCCGGGGTGCGACATCGAGCCAGGGCCGCCCGCTGGGGGCCGGCCCACCGTCACCGCACCGCACCCGCCCGCGCCGCGGCCCCCGAGAGGAGTCCCTTGTCCACCAGATCCATCGACTGTTCCCGCGCGCGCCGTCTGCGCCGCGGCCTTGCCGGATCGGCGCTGGCCGCCGCCCTGGCGGTCGCCGGCGTGCCGTCGGCGTCGAGCGCCTGGGCGACCGGTGAGGGCGGCGTCGCCGCCTTCGGCGGGGCGCCGGCAGCCGGCGAACCGGGCGGCAACACCCTGGGCGACGTGGTCGGCATCGCCGCCACGCCGACTGGCGGCGGCTACTGGGCCGTCACCGACGACGGCGCCGTCTACTCCTACGGCGACGCCTTCTTCTTCGGCGGCGCCGACTCGCTCGACCTCGCCGGCGACGTCGTCGCCATCGCCGCCACGCCGTCGGGGCGGGGCTACTGGCTGGCCGGCGAGGACGGCGCGGTGTTCTCCTACGGCGACGCCCGCTTCCGGGGCGCCGCCGTCGACCTCGACCTCTCCGCCCCCGTCGTCGGCATGGCCGGCACCCCGTCGGGCCGCGGCTACTGGCTGTTCACGCGCGACGGCGGCGTCCTGTCCTTCGGCGACGCCCGCTTCGCCGGCTCCCTCGGCGCCGACCGGTCCCACGCGGACGTGGTCGGCGGCGCGGCGACGTCGACCGGGCGGGGCTACTGGCTGGCCGCCGAGGACGGGCACGTGTGGGCCTTCGGCGACGCCGCCGACCACGGCGACGCCGCCGACCTGGACCTCGCCGCGCCGATCGTCGATCTCACGGCGACCCCGTCGGGCGGGGGCTACTACCTCGCCGCCGAGGACGGCGGCGTGCTGACCTTCGGCGACGCCCGCTTCTCCGGGGCGCTGGCCGGCGGCGACGCCGACGGCCCCGTCACCGGCATCGCCGCCCGCCCCGGCGGCGGGTACTGGCTGGCCGTCGGCACCACGCCGCCGCCCCCGCCGCCCCCGCCCGCCCCCGCGCCGGCCCCGGCCGCGTCGTCCTCCTCCTCGGGCTCGTCGAGCTCGTCGGCGTCCTCGGGCTCGTCGTCCTCGTCGGCGTCGGCGCCCGTGTCCGGCGGCAGCGTCTGGTACGCCATCGCCGAGTGCGAGTCGGGCGGCAACTGGTCGATCAACACCGGCAACGGCTACTACGGCGGGCTGCAGTTCTCGCTCGCGACATGGCAGGCGTTCGGCGGCACCGGCTATCCGCACCAGGCGTCGCCCGGCACCCAGATCGCCATCGCCGAGCGGGTGCTCGCCGTGCAGGGCTGGGGCGCCTGGCCGGCGTGCTCGGCCGCCCTCGGCCTCAGGTAGAGGCCGAGGCACCCTCGAGGTGGCGGGTGTAGTGCCCGAGCACGAACCGCCACCCGCCGTCGTAGTCGTCCCGCACCGGCTGGGCGTCGGCCCCGAGCCGCTCCCAGCCGGTGTGGACGACGTCCATCCGCGTCGTCCCGTCGCCCTGGTCGACGAAGCGGATGTCGATGTCGGTGCTCACCGTCGGCTGGATGGACGGGTGCCACGACAGGCCGAGCCGGTCGGGCGGCTCCCAGGCCGTGATGTCGGCCCAGGCGTGCTCGGTCCCGTCGTCGAGGCGCTCCCTGATCGTGCCGCCCACCCGGCCGTCGACGACCACGTCGACCACCCGGCCGGGCTCGATGGCGTGGGTCGTCGTCGGCCACCAGCGGCCCATCTCGGCCGTGTAGGCCTGGAAGGCCCGGGCCGGCGAGCAGCGCAGCACCACGCTGCACCGCACCGGCTCGATCGTCGTCGCCGTCGTCCGCTCGTCGCTCATGTGGTCCCCTCCGTGTCCGTCGTCTCGGTCTCGTCGATGTGGGCGGCGAAGCGGGCCAGCGACTCCTGCCAGAGCGACTCGAGGTAGGCCCGCAGCACGGCGAGGCCCCCGGGGTCGACGGCGTAGAGGCGCCGGGTGCCCTCCCGGCGGTCAACGACCAGCCCGGCCTCCTTCAGCACCCGGAGGTGCTGGGAGACGGCGGGCCGGCTGACCGGCAGCCCGTCGGCGATCTCGCCGACCGGCCGGGGCCCCTGGCGGAGCCGCTCGAGGATGGCCCGCCGCGTCGGGTCGCCCAACGCGTCGAGCACCGCTCCGTAAGCCACCACGAACGTAAGTGTGCGCTTACGGAGAGCGGGCTGTCAACGGGTGACGGCGCGATACGTCACGGCGGTGGCGAGCCCGTAGGCGACGTGGGGCACGACGTCGGACACCCAGCCGGCCACCCCCCAGGTCCTCGGGTCGGTGAGCCCCTGGGCGACCATCGGCCCGTTGGCGGCGGCCATGGCCAGCGCAGCCGCCGTGAGCCCCCGCCTGGTGGTGCTCGTCTGCCGGCGGAAGCGCCAGGCGCCGCCGAGGACGGCCCCGACGGCGACGCCGGTC
Proteins encoded in this window:
- a CDS encoding PPOX class F420-dependent oxidoreductase; the protein is MGYTPMTEDEWQAFLRSPVRPAILATVRKDGRPHATPVWYDVDDDGTIVFTTHETSVKGAAVRRDGRVSLCVQDDRPPFSFVMVEGRAEASADPEDLRRWAARIGGRYMGADQAEAYGARNGVPGELVVRVTPAHVVALKDVAL
- a CDS encoding transglycosylase family protein codes for the protein MPSASSAWATGEGGVAAFGGAPAAGEPGGNTLGDVVGIAATPTGGGYWAVTDDGAVYSYGDAFFFGGADSLDLAGDVVAIAATPSGRGYWLAGEDGAVFSYGDARFRGAAVDLDLSAPVVGMAGTPSGRGYWLFTRDGGVLSFGDARFAGSLGADRSHADVVGGAATSTGRGYWLAAEDGHVWAFGDAADHGDAADLDLAAPIVDLTATPSGGGYYLAAEDGGVLTFGDARFSGALAGGDADGPVTGIAARPGGGYWLAVGTTPPPPPPPPAPAPAPAASSSSSGSSSSSASSGSSSSSASAPVSGGSVWYAIAECESGGNWSINTGNGYYGGLQFSLATWQAFGGTGYPHQASPGTQIAIAERVLAVQGWGAWPACSAALGLR
- a CDS encoding SRPBCC domain-containing protein, with amino-acid sequence MSDERTTATTIEPVRCSVVLRCSPARAFQAYTAEMGRWWPTTTHAIEPGRVVDVVVDGRVGGTIRERLDDGTEHAWADITAWEPPDRLGLSWHPSIQPTVSTDIDIRFVDQGDGTTRMDVVHTGWERLGADAQPVRDDYDGGWRFVLGHYTRHLEGASAST
- a CDS encoding metalloregulator ArsR/SmtB family transcription factor — protein: MVAYGAVLDALGDPTRRAILERLRQGPRPVGEIADGLPVSRPAVSQHLRVLKEAGLVVDRREGTRRLYAVDPGGLAVLRAYLESLWQESLARFAAHIDETETTDTEGTT